Part of the Pseudomonas sp. ADAK13 genome is shown below.
CTGGGCTCGAAAATGGGCAGCCAGCGCTACGGCATGCGCCCGGACCTGATTACTACCGCCAAGGGCCTGACCAGCGCCTATGCGCCGCTGTCGGCGGTGATCATCGGTGAGAAGGTGTGGGACGTGATTGAAAAGGCCTCCACTCATGAAGGCGCCATGGGCCACGGCTGGACCTACTCCGGGCACCCGATCTGCGCGGCCGCGGCATTGGCCAACCTGGATATCCTGGAGCGGGAAAACCTCACCGCCAATGCGGATGAAGTCGGCGGCTACCTGAACCGTCGCCTGCGCGAAACCCTCGAAGGCCACCCGCTGGTGGGCGAAGTGCGCGGTGACGGCATGCTCGCCGCCGTGGAGTTCATGGCCGACCGGGAGCAGCGCACGCCGTTCGATGCGGCCTTGAAAGTGGGCCCCAGGGTATCGGCCGCCTGCCTTGAACGCGGCATGATCGCCCGGGCCATGCCCCATGGCGACATCCTCGGCTTTGCACCACCGCTGATCCTGACCAAGGCCGAGGCCGACCTGATCGTCGACATCACCAAGGGCGCGATCGACCAGGTGGCCGGCGAAGTGTTGGGCTGATGAGGTAGCCTGTGGGAGCTGTCGAGCTTTAGCGAGGCTGCGATAGCGGTGGGTCAGGCAACATCAATGTTTGCCGTCCCGACGCCATCGCAGCCTCGCTAAAGCTCGACAGCTCCCACCCTTTAGTGGCCTGATATTTACCCGCCCGCTTCAGAGTCTGTTCGCAATGCACAAGCTTGACCGCTACGACCTGAAAATCCTGCGCATCCTCTCCGAGGACGGGCGCATCACCAAATCAAGCCTGGCCGAGGCCATCAACCTCTCGGTAACGCCCGCCTGGGAGCGCGTGCGCAAGCTGGAAAGCGCCGGCCTGGTCAAAAGCTATCGCGCCGTGATCGACTGGAACCAGGTGTTCAAGAGCCAGCAACTGCTGGTGGAAATCACCCTCGCCCGGCACACCGCCCAGGACATGCGCCGCTTCGAACAACGCATGAGCGACGCCCCCGAAGTGGAGTTCTGCTACGCCACCGGCGGCGGCGTGGACTACATCGCGATGATCCGCGCTGCCGACATCGATCAGTACCAACGCTTCATCGACCAGCTACTGATGGAAGACCTGGCCATCGAGCGCTACTTCACCTACATCGTCACCAAAACCATCAAGACCACCGGCGCATTGCCGGCCCAGGCGCTGGACGACCCGGCCTCCTCCTGACCCTTGTACAACCCCCGCAATCCCGGCAGGATTGCGCCCGTGACTTTCACGGACGAGCACCTTATGACCCTGCCTTTTTTCGCCCCTGTTCTCCTCACCACCGAGCGCCTGGGCCTGCGCCCTCCCCATCAGGATGATTGGCGCGCGCTGTTCGCGATCTGGTCCGACCCCGAGGCCATGCGCTACTTCTCCTTCCCCACCATGACCCGTACCGAGCAGGCCGTCGAACGCTTCGGCCAACTGATGGAAGCGTCGGTTGCCGGTGAAGACCTGGTGTGCATGGTGGAGTTGCTGGCCACCGGCGAGGTGATCGGCAGCTGCGACCTGTTCAATGTCGACGAGCAATGCCGCCGCGCCGAAATCGGCTTCACCCTGAACCGCCAGCACTGGGGCCAGGGCTACATGAGCGAAGCCGCCCACGCCGTGATCGACCACGGCTTCAATACTGCCGGGCTGCGTCGCCTGGAAGCCGACATCGACCCGCGCAACCTGGGCTCGGCAAAACTGCTTGAGCGCCTGGGGTTTGTTCGCGAAGGCCTATTGCGCGAGCGCTGGGTGGTGGGCGATGAGGTCTCGGACAGCGCACTGTATGGCCTGCTCAAGCGTGACCGCCCTGCCTGACCCACAACGGGCGCCCCTTTCTCAGGCCCACGAACAAGGCCAGCAGAATCAGGCCCATGGCCTGCCACTGCGAAACCCCGGGGCGCTCGCCCAGAATCAGCATCGAGCTGACGATGCCGAACACCGGGATCAGCAGCGACAGAGGCGCCACCCGGGACACCGGGTACTCGCGCAGCAGCAAGTTCCAGCCCCAGTAACAGAAGTGCGTCGCGCCATACACCTGGAACGCCAGCGAGAACACCGCCACACCGTTCAACTGGGCCGGCAACGCGATAAAGGCTTGCGGGCCGTCCAGCCACACCGTCAACAGCACCAGCGGCAGCGGTGCAAACAGGCTCGCCCAAACCACGAAGGCAAAGATCTCGCGCACACCGGAAACCTTGATGATGATATTGCCGATGCTCCAGGCCAGCGCGCTGAACAGCACCAAGGCAAACCCCAGCATCGTGGCCGACCCTTGTACGCCCACCAGCATGCCCAGCAAGCCCATGGCCGCCAGCAGCACGCTGATCAATTGCGGCAGGGAAAGGCTTTCGCGGAACAGCAGCACACCCCAGCCCATCGTGAAAAATGCGCTGAACTGAATCAGCAGCGATGCACTGCCGGGCGGCACGCCCATGGCGATCCCGAGGTTGATCAGGGCCCACATCGCCACCCCGAATATCAAGCCGTAGGCGGCCAGCCACTTCAGCGCAACCTGGGGTCGTTTCACCAGGAACACCCAGGGCAACGCCGCCAGGGTGAAACGCAGGGCCGTCAGCAACAGCGGGTTGATCTCGGCCAGACCCAGCTTGGTGATGGGGAAGTTGAGCCCCCACACAGCCGTCACCAGGACGGCCAGTAACAGGTGTTTGTGCTTCATGGTGACGGGGTCCGTTTGCTCGGTGGCACGGCGAGGGGCCATGCGTTCGGGCAATTTTTTCGCAAACTGTCATGGCCCGCCTGCGATTGTGGGTCAACAAAGGCTAGAATCAGGCCATGCCCGATATTCATCCCTACGAAAACACCCCCCGCGACGTGGTCGTGACCGCGATCGACTATGCCGACGGCGAACTGTTCCCCGCCCACGCCCACCCGCGCGGGCAGTTTGCCTATGCCAGCCGGGGTGTCATCACCGTCTACACCGCCACCGGCAACTGGGTCGTGCCGCCGCACCGGGCCATCTGGGTACCGCCCCATGTGTCACACGCCATGCTGATGCGCGGGCCAGTGACGATGCTCAACACCTACATTCGCCCGCAGGCGGCGCGGCGGCTGGCACTGCCCCAGGCGTGTCAGGTGCTGGACGTATCACCGTTGCTTGGGCAGTTGCTGGAGAAGGCCGTTGAGGTGCCTGCGCGTTATGCGGCGGGGGGGCGCGACAGTTACCTGATGGGTTTGCTGCTGCACGAAATCGCGCAGATGCCGGTGTTGCCACTCTGCGCGCCGTTGCCCGCCGAGCCGCGATTGGCAAAGGCTTGTGAGACGTTTCTGGCCGAGCCCTCACTGGAAGTCAGCATTGATGCCATGGCCCTCGACGCCGGCATGAGCCGCCGGACCTTTACCCGGCAGTTCCGCCAGGCCACGGGCATCAGCTACCTGCAATGGCGCCAGCAAGCCTGCCTGCTGGCGGCGATTGTGCGTCTGGGTAACGGCGAACCGGTGACGAGGGTGGCGCTGGACTTGGGGTATAGCAGCCCGAGTGCCTTTGCGACGGTGTTCAAGCGTGTATTGGGCGAGGTGCCCAGTCGGTATTTCAGCGGAGTGCGCACACAGGGCGGCTAATGCGACGAATCAGGCCCGCCTGACGAAGCCAAGGCCGCCTGACGGCAACCTTGACGTGCCCTGTCGTCATTCAGATGGTTTAGACAAACTGGATTTCAAGTTCGTGAGATCGCTCGTGCCGATCAGGCCGTCCACTTTTCCGTCATCCGTAGCCGCTGAGTCCATGCGACGTATCAAATCAGGGTGTTTAAGAAGCGCTTTGGCCAGTGCTTTTGCTTCATCGCTAAATACCCTCGTTGTCGGCCGTTCCCCAGCGGCCTCCCTGATGTCATCCGTACTTACAAATCTCTCATCCGGCCTCAGAAACGTAGAGAATAAGTTGTCGAAGTTTTCAACAAGTTGTAACTCACTCATGTAGTCGTGTGGATTGGAAACCTTATCTAGAGCGTCTCTGGTGATACGACCATCAAGTGTCCCATCGCCCTTGTCGAGTTGGTTAAAGAAGGTGCCTTTTTCCAATAGCGCGTTGGCCAGGTTTATCTCTGCCTTGGACGCTGGCTTACCATCCGAGCGCTCTCCGGAAGCGACGGAGGTAAGGGAATCATGGGTGATGGCCCCGTCTTTGTCTGCCAGTGAACTGAAGGCGGCGAGCGCGTAATCGGCAAGTTGCGCGTCACTGTTGCCGGCAAACGGATTTGCCTGCCCCGTGCCCTTGTCAGAGTTCTCTACCCTTTGGCGCTGCAGGCCGTCGCCCTTCCCCCCAACTGGCAAGTCCTTATTTTTTTCATCGGCCTTGGGCGGTTCCCACTCAGACTTCGGCACCAACTTACTGTTCAATTCAGGGCGTCGCAGAACTTCGTTGGCCAACATCGTCATATTGTCCTCGGCCACCCTGCCGGTCATTGGGCGATTGGCAATTTCACGAAGTTGTTCTTGCGTGACGTTCCCGGTATCGGGGTCCCGGAACAGGTCAATGTTGGCATTGAATACCCCGCCTATGTCTCGCTTGTTTGCATTGACATAGGGGTTGGAGCCCTGTGAAGAGTTAGTGCCCTGACCGAATTGATTCGAACCAGGTGCTTGCGTCTGCGGCATGTTCACTGATGACATGAATATTTACTCTCTAATGGGTTGGGTCGTCTGCTTCCCTCCAAGACCAACGTAGATCAGCGCCCTGACAAGTCGCCTTCATACGTCAGTACTTGGACCACTGTTCTGTGGTAATCAGCCAAAAAAGAGTTCCAAATCAACGTTCCCCCTGAGGGACACTGTTCATCATCTTGTAAGAAAGCCGCCCCTCACACCAGTCGCTTGATTTGCTTGTGCCGCCATACCAACCGGTAATACGCCGTCTGCAACGCCAACATCGCCAGGTACGTCACTGGAAAGGCCATCCACACCCCTTCCAGCCCAAACCGCGCATTGAGCAGGTACGCCACCGGCAACTCCACCCCCAACACACAAAAGATCGAAATCCCCACCGGCACCAGCACCACCCCGCTGGCCCGCATGATCCCGCCCACCACCGCCTGGAAGCCAAACACCAGGATGCTCCAGAGCATGATGTGCAGCAGGTGTTCAGCCTTCACCCGCGCGTCCACGTCGGTAATGAACAACCCCAGCAGCCAGTGTGATAACCCATACCCCAGCACAATCAAGCCGCCGGTCAGGCACAGGTTAATCAGGATCCCGGTGCGCAGGATCGGCCCGATCCGCTCCAGTCGCCCGGCCCCGATCGCCTGCGCCCCAAGAATCGAGGCGGTGATGGCGATCGACAGCGCCGGAAACTGCACATAGTTGACGATCTGCGTCACCGCCCCATACGCCGCTGTCGCCTGGGAACCATGGCTGTTGACCAGCGCCAGAATCACCAGCTCCGACAGCGACAACACCACCATCTGCAAGCCGGTGGGCAGGCCGATACGCAGGACCTTGCCGAGGATCACCCGGTCCAGCCGCAGCGCCGCCATCAACTCGCGGTCCGGCGCCATCACGTGGTTTTTATGGCGCAGGCGCAGTACCAGAAAGGTCATCGCCAGGGCGTTGCCCACCAGCCCTGCCAGCACCGCGCTCTGGATACCCATCGGCGGCAAACCCAGCCAGCCCTTGATCAACGCCGGGGTCAGCACCAGGCCCACGGTGGTCGACACCACCAGCGCCAGCAACGGCGACACCGTGTCGCTGACGCCCCGCAGCAGTTGGGTGAACAGGATGAACACCAGCAGCAGCGGCATGATCAACATCATCATCTGCGCATAACCCACCGCGTCGTCCAGCACGTCCACCGGCGTACCCAGCGCGAGCATGGCCGGGCGGGCGAACACGCTGCCCAGCACCGCTGCGATCACCCCGATCAGGGCGCCAAGGGTCAGGGTGGCGCCGGTGATCGACTTGACCATCGAGGTTTCCTGGGCGCCCCAGG
Proteins encoded:
- a CDS encoding Lrp/AsnC family transcriptional regulator, which gives rise to MHKLDRYDLKILRILSEDGRITKSSLAEAINLSVTPAWERVRKLESAGLVKSYRAVIDWNQVFKSQQLLVEITLARHTAQDMRRFEQRMSDAPEVEFCYATGGGVDYIAMIRAADIDQYQRFIDQLLMEDLAIERYFTYIVTKTIKTTGALPAQALDDPASS
- a CDS encoding GNAT family N-acetyltransferase — translated: MTLPFFAPVLLTTERLGLRPPHQDDWRALFAIWSDPEAMRYFSFPTMTRTEQAVERFGQLMEASVAGEDLVCMVELLATGEVIGSCDLFNVDEQCRRAEIGFTLNRQHWGQGYMSEAAHAVIDHGFNTAGLRRLEADIDPRNLGSAKLLERLGFVREGLLRERWVVGDEVSDSALYGLLKRDRPA
- a CDS encoding EamA family transporter codes for the protein MKHKHLLLAVLVTAVWGLNFPITKLGLAEINPLLLTALRFTLAALPWVFLVKRPQVALKWLAAYGLIFGVAMWALINLGIAMGVPPGSASLLIQFSAFFTMGWGVLLFRESLSLPQLISVLLAAMGLLGMLVGVQGSATMLGFALVLFSALAWSIGNIIIKVSGVREIFAFVVWASLFAPLPLVLLTVWLDGPQAFIALPAQLNGVAVFSLAFQVYGATHFCYWGWNLLLREYPVSRVAPLSLLIPVFGIVSSMLILGERPGVSQWQAMGLILLALFVGLRKGRPLWVRQGGHA
- a CDS encoding AraC family transcriptional regulator; this encodes MPDIHPYENTPRDVVVTAIDYADGELFPAHAHPRGQFAYASRGVITVYTATGNWVVPPHRAIWVPPHVSHAMLMRGPVTMLNTYIRPQAARRLALPQACQVLDVSPLLGQLLEKAVEVPARYAAGGRDSYLMGLLLHEIAQMPVLPLCAPLPAEPRLAKACETFLAEPSLEVSIDAMALDAGMSRRTFTRQFRQATGISYLQWRQQACLLAAIVRLGNGEPVTRVALDLGYSSPSAFATVFKRVLGEVPSRYFSGVRTQGG
- a CDS encoding MATE family efflux transporter; this encodes MEVTQQRPLWQIYLIFLAPMVLSNFLQSFSGTLNGIYVGQMLGTQALAAVSGMFPIVFFFIALVIGLGAGASVLIGQAWGAQETSMVKSITGATLTLGALIGVIAAVLGSVFARPAMLALGTPVDVLDDAVGYAQMMMLIMPLLLVFILFTQLLRGVSDTVSPLLALVVSTTVGLVLTPALIKGWLGLPPMGIQSAVLAGLVGNALAMTFLVLRLRHKNHVMAPDRELMAALRLDRVILGKVLRIGLPTGLQMVVLSLSELVILALVNSHGSQATAAYGAVTQIVNYVQFPALSIAITASILGAQAIGAGRLERIGPILRTGILINLCLTGGLIVLGYGLSHWLLGLFITDVDARVKAEHLLHIMLWSILVFGFQAVVGGIMRASGVVLVPVGISIFCVLGVELPVAYLLNARFGLEGVWMAFPVTYLAMLALQTAYYRLVWRHKQIKRLV